One window of the Streptomyces asoensis genome contains the following:
- a CDS encoding RNA degradosome polyphosphate kinase: protein MKPAVPEPSPPPEGNQPHGGSPAIPPARSDAPVTLLARKNGSMSQSDAQAEVQHAQPSVGSIAAHRPHTVSAVVSDLEPDIDADLDTYEEAPYDGPQLPQGRFLDRERSWLAFNERVLELAEDPNTPLLERANFLAIFASNLDEFFMVRVAGLKRRIATGVATRSASGLQPREVLEMIWARSRELMARHAATYHEDIAPTLAEEGIHLVRWGELTEKEQARLFTLFRHQIFPVLTPLAVDPAHPFPYISGLSLNLAVVVRNPVSGHKHFARVKVPPLLSRFLESSPGRYVPIEDVIGAHLEELFPGMEVLEHHAFRLTRNEDLEVEEDDAENLLQALEKELMRRRFGPPVRLEVEESIDREVLDLLVRELKISEAEVYPLPGPLDLTGLFRISGLDRPELKYKKFIAGTHRDLAEVESASPPDIFAALRSRDVLLHHPYDSFSTSVQAFLEQAALDPDVLAIKQTLYRTSGDSPIVDALIEAAESGKQVLVLVEIKARFDEHANIKWARKLEEAGCHVVYGLVGLKTHCKLSLVVRQEGDTLRRYCHVGTGNYHPKTARLYEDLGLLTADPQVGADLSDLFNRLSGYSRRETYRRLLVAPKSLRDGLIARIDKEIQHHRAGRPAHVRIKVNSIVDEALIDSLYRASQAGVPVDVWVRGICAVRPGVPGLSDNIRVRSILGRFLEHSRVFGFGNGGEPEVWIGSADMMHRNLDRRIEALVRVTDPAHRASLNRFLETGMSDSTASWHLGPDGEWIRHSHDADGAPLRNVQEMLIDARRRRRGTATP, encoded by the coding sequence ATGAAGCCCGCCGTGCCCGAGCCTTCGCCGCCTCCCGAGGGAAATCAGCCCCACGGAGGTTCCCCCGCGATCCCGCCCGCACGTTCCGACGCGCCTGTCACGCTCCTGGCGCGGAAGAATGGGTCCATGAGCCAGTCAGACGCCCAGGCCGAGGTCCAGCACGCGCAGCCCTCCGTGGGCTCCATAGCCGCGCACCGCCCGCACACCGTCTCCGCCGTGGTCTCCGATCTGGAGCCCGACATCGACGCCGACCTCGACACGTACGAGGAGGCGCCGTACGACGGCCCGCAGCTGCCGCAGGGCCGCTTCCTCGACCGGGAGCGCAGCTGGCTCGCGTTCAACGAGCGCGTCCTGGAACTCGCCGAGGATCCGAACACGCCGCTCCTCGAGCGGGCCAACTTCCTCGCCATCTTCGCCAGCAACCTGGACGAGTTCTTCATGGTCCGGGTGGCCGGTCTGAAGCGCCGGATCGCCACCGGGGTCGCCACCCGTTCGGCCTCCGGTCTCCAGCCGCGCGAGGTGCTGGAGATGATCTGGGCCCGCTCCCGCGAGCTCATGGCCCGGCACGCCGCGACCTATCACGAGGACATCGCCCCCACCCTCGCGGAGGAGGGCATCCACCTGGTCCGCTGGGGCGAGCTGACGGAGAAGGAACAGGCACGCCTGTTCACGCTCTTCCGGCACCAGATCTTCCCGGTGCTGACCCCGCTCGCCGTCGACCCCGCGCACCCCTTCCCGTACATCTCGGGTCTCTCGCTCAACCTCGCGGTCGTCGTGCGCAACCCGGTCAGCGGCCACAAGCACTTCGCGCGCGTCAAGGTGCCGCCGCTGCTGTCCCGCTTCCTGGAGAGCTCCCCCGGCCGGTACGTCCCCATCGAGGACGTCATCGGCGCCCACCTGGAGGAGCTCTTCCCGGGCATGGAGGTGCTGGAGCACCACGCCTTCCGGCTCACCCGCAACGAGGACCTCGAGGTCGAGGAGGACGACGCCGAGAACCTCCTCCAGGCCCTGGAGAAGGAGCTCATGCGGCGCCGCTTCGGGCCGCCGGTGCGCCTGGAGGTCGAGGAGTCCATCGACCGTGAGGTGCTCGACCTGCTGGTGCGCGAGCTGAAGATCAGCGAGGCCGAGGTCTACCCGCTGCCGGGCCCGCTGGACCTCACCGGTCTCTTCCGCATCTCCGGCCTCGACCGGCCGGAGCTGAAGTACAAGAAGTTCATCGCCGGCACCCACCGCGACCTCGCCGAGGTCGAGTCGGCGTCCCCGCCGGACATCTTCGCGGCCCTGCGCAGCCGGGACGTCCTGCTGCACCACCCGTACGACTCCTTCTCGACGTCCGTGCAGGCCTTCCTGGAGCAGGCGGCGCTGGACCCGGACGTCCTCGCCATCAAGCAGACCCTGTACCGGACCTCGGGCGACTCCCCGATAGTCGACGCGCTCATCGAGGCCGCCGAGTCCGGCAAGCAGGTCCTCGTCCTGGTCGAGATCAAGGCCCGCTTCGACGAGCACGCCAACATCAAGTGGGCGCGCAAGCTGGAGGAGGCCGGCTGCCACGTCGTCTACGGCCTCGTCGGCCTGAAGACGCACTGCAAGCTGTCGCTGGTGGTCCGTCAGGAAGGCGACACGCTACGGCGCTACTGCCACGTCGGCACCGGCAACTACCACCCGAAGACGGCCCGGCTCTACGAGGACCTCGGCCTGCTCACCGCCGACCCGCAGGTCGGCGCGGACCTCTCCGACCTCTTCAACCGGCTCTCCGGCTACTCCCGCCGCGAGACCTACCGCCGTCTCCTCGTCGCCCCCAAGTCCCTGCGGGACGGTCTGATCGCCCGCATCGACAAGGAGATCCAGCACCACCGCGCAGGACGGCCCGCGCACGTCCGCATCAAGGTCAACTCGATCGTCGACGAGGCCCTCATCGACTCGCTCTACCGCGCGTCCCAGGCGGGCGTGCCGGTCGACGTGTGGGTGCGCGGCATCTGCGCGGTGCGCCCGGGCGTGCCGGGCCTGTCGGACAACATCCGGGTCCGCTCGATCCTCGGCCGTTTCCTGGAGCACTCCCGGGTCTTCGGGTTCGGCAACGGCGGGGAGCCCGAGGTGTGGATCGGCAGCGCCGACATGATGCACCGCAACCTCGACCGCCGTATCGAGGCGCTGGTCAGGGTGACCGACCCGGCCCACCGGGCGTCCCTGAACCGGTTCCTGGAAACGGGCATGTCCGACTCCACCGCCTCCTGGCACCTCGGCCCCGACGGCGAGTGGATCCGGCACTCGCACGACGCGGACGGCGCGCCCCTGCGCAACGTCCAGGAGATGCTCATAGACGCCCGGAGGCGCCGGCGTGGCACAGCGACACCATGA
- a CDS encoding CHAD domain-containing protein, giving the protein MAQRHHDLTDPTAGPVSTGDALAGYLRGQATEFLRALRQHRETGGAVSNGSSGASAGGPASAEVRVDAVRALRRSARRISGSLHTFRPLLEPEWSEGIRPELAWLSGTLALEHAYGARLERLLLALNRLSGAAPVPGQPAGPVGSAGPHADDRTAAHPATPDRGNLTVGAAKAGALLDRQLTLARTRAHSTALQALGSSRFHAVADKVAVLASEVPLTPTAPVTELRPLAKAAEERLADAVTVLPLVTAGSPYNAEALIHGLSPDPAPHPQDAPWHQVRLLLRLHRYACEVVHGRSTPLDVRLLAAGEALDRHRDASEASSAAAQAARTPRIAPATAYALGVLHADQRHEVEAARYAFQRSWQKQTIGAP; this is encoded by the coding sequence GTGGCACAGCGACACCATGACCTGACGGACCCCACGGCCGGGCCCGTGTCCACCGGGGACGCCCTCGCGGGCTATCTCCGGGGCCAGGCCACGGAGTTCCTCCGCGCACTGCGCCAGCACCGGGAGACGGGCGGCGCGGTGTCGAACGGCTCGTCGGGCGCCTCGGCGGGCGGTCCGGCGAGCGCGGAGGTGCGCGTCGACGCGGTACGCGCCCTACGCCGCTCGGCCCGTCGGATCAGCGGCAGCCTGCACACCTTCCGTCCGCTCCTCGAGCCCGAGTGGTCGGAGGGGATCCGCCCCGAACTGGCGTGGCTGTCCGGCACGCTGGCCCTGGAGCACGCGTACGGGGCCCGTCTGGAGCGGCTGCTGCTGGCGCTGAACCGGCTGTCGGGCGCGGCGCCGGTACCCGGCCAACCGGCCGGCCCGGTCGGCTCGGCGGGCCCGCACGCGGACGACCGGACCGCCGCCCACCCGGCGACCCCGGACCGCGGCAACCTCACCGTGGGCGCGGCGAAGGCGGGCGCCCTCCTGGACCGCCAGCTCACCCTCGCCCGCACCCGGGCCCACTCCACCGCCCTCCAGGCCCTCGGCTCCTCCCGCTTCCACGCCGTCGCGGACAAGGTCGCCGTCCTCGCCAGCGAGGTCCCGCTCACCCCCACCGCCCCCGTCACCGAGCTGCGCCCCCTGGCCAAGGCGGCCGAGGAACGCCTCGCCGACGCGGTCACCGTGCTGCCGCTCGTCACCGCGGGCAGCCCGTACAACGCGGAGGCCCTGATCCACGGCCTCTCCCCGGACCCGGCCCCGCACCCGCAGGACGCGCCCTGGCACCAGGTCCGTCTGCTGCTGCGGCTGCACCGCTACGCCTGCGAGGTCGTGCACGGCCGGAGCACCCCGCTGGACGTCCGCCTGCTCGCGGCGGGCGAGGCGCTCGACCGGCACCGCGACGCCTCGGAGGCGTCCTCCGCCGCGGCCCAGGCGGCCCGCACCCCCCGTATCGCGCCGGCGACGGCGTACGCGCTCGGCGTGCTGCACGCGGACCAGCGGCATGAGGTGGAGGCCGCGCGGTACGCGTTCCAGCGGTCGTGGCAGAAGCAGACCATCGGCGCACCCTGA
- a CDS encoding NUDIX hydrolase codes for MSTADNPDDIPVQAAGCVLWRRSPADGGLELCLVHRPKYDDWSHPKGKLKRDEDPLAAALREVHEETGYRATPGTRLPTVDYEANGRPKQVRYWAAEAVSGAFAPNDEVDRLLWLPPPAARDRLTQPRDRTLVDALLHVLHLA; via the coding sequence GTGAGCACTGCGGACAACCCCGACGACATCCCCGTCCAGGCGGCGGGCTGTGTGCTGTGGCGCCGCTCCCCGGCGGACGGCGGGCTGGAGCTCTGTCTCGTCCACCGCCCCAAGTACGACGACTGGTCGCACCCCAAGGGCAAGCTGAAACGTGACGAGGACCCGCTCGCGGCGGCCCTGCGGGAGGTCCATGAGGAGACGGGCTACCGGGCGACGCCCGGTACCCGGCTGCCGACCGTGGACTACGAGGCGAACGGCCGCCCCAAGCAGGTCCGCTACTGGGCGGCCGAGGCCGTGTCGGGCGCGTTCGCCCCGAACGACGAGGTGGACCGCCTCCTCTGGCTCCCTCCGCCGGCCGCCCGCGACCGGCTCACCCAGCCGAGGGACCGCACCCTCGTGGACGCCCTGCTGCACGTCCTGCACCTGGCATAA